Genomic window (Vibrio coralliirubri):
TTCAACAATTGCTAGGCGGCGCTGATGTGCATCGGGTAAACCATCAACCATTTTTAATTGGCTTGCTTCACTACCAGAGACCAAGGTATGGCCATTACCAATATGGACATTAAACCCTTCGGCATTTGAGCGTGGTGTCACCGTTACTTTGGTGTAACCAGAAAGCTCATTAATCAACTTTTCATGCTGATCTCGTAGGTCATTGTGAGGGCCAGGAGTTCGCATCATTAAACGCTGAACATCACGGATCTCGTACGCAAGTTGATTAACTCGCTCGATACCCATATCTAGTTTTTTATTCGTAGAATCAGACTGTTGACGAACCGTTTCATGGAATTCATTTAACGTCTTGCTGAGTAGTCCAGCCTTTTCTAGTACAACTTTTCGAGCACCTACATCATTCGGTGTATCGGCTAATGTTTTAACCGAATCAAACCATTCATTAAGGTTTTCTGGAATCTTCTTCGAAGCAACCGATGACAGCATACTCGACAGCATATCGAGGTTCGCTTCTGTGTCGCCTTTATTGGCGGCATTGGTTGTCGATAAGTTAAGTTCGTTGACGGCAAATTGGTCCCAAGAGCGGCGAACATTTTCCACATGCACACCCATACCGTAGCTTTGGCCACCGTACTGACGCGGGTCATTCACACCTTGAATCACAGATTGGCGGCTATAGCCCTCTGTGTTGGCGTTAGAAATGTTATGACCTGTGGTGTTTAGCTGTCTCTGAGCAGTAAGAACACTTTGTGCCCCTACATTCAGAAGATCCGACGCCATAATGCCCCCAAAAAACTTAACAAAATCAGGATAAACTGATTAACTACTAGTTTAAAAAGCAATATATGTGCCAATAGGGATAGCAGAGAGCTAAAAGACAATAATTTATTGAAGTGTAAGGAGATAACTAAGGGTTTCGCAGCAAACTTTGAGGTGGCAGATAAGAAAAGAGCCTGCCAATGGCAAGCTCCCGAGTACATTCAATAACGCTAGTTCATCTCGTCAATCTTGACTTTCACTCGCAAGACCTTGTCTGCATAGTTAGGGTCGGTTGCGTAACCTGCTTGGTGAATACCTTTGATGAAATTCTCTGAGTTGCCTTGATGCTGCAATGCCGTTTCGTATCTTGGGTTTTCGTTCAAGAACTTCACATAGTCGTTAAAGCTATCTTCAAAGTTCGAGTAAGAACGGAAAGATGCGGACTCTTTAACCGCAGTTTTACCATGGAACTCAAGCGTCTGCGTAGCAACCTTATCACCCTTCCAACTTCTGTCTGCTTTGATGTTGAATAGGTTATTACTGTTGCCCAAAGAGTTCTTAATCATTTTAGAACCCCAACCCGTTTCAAGAGCTGCTTGTGCCAATAGTAGAGACGAGTCCACACCAAGCGCACTTGCCGCTTTTTCAGCGTAAGGCTTCATTGAAGTCACAAACGATTCTGGAGAATCAAAGGATACTGGCTGTTTTGCTGCTGACATAGCTTGCGCTGATTGAACGTCTGACGCTCGCTCTTCCGAACGGCCTGAGTATTGTGGTCTTTGCAATGAAGCATCAAAGCCTTCACTGCGAACCTTCTCTTCAGAGGCATCGCTTACTTGGCCAGCGCTTAGCTGAGCTACGATCATATCCGCAAGACCTAACGAACCTGAAGCGCTCAACTCACTCGCCATTTGGTCATCTTGCATCTGACGATAGAACTGCTCATTCTGGCTGTTCAGCATATCCGACTTAAAGCTCGAGTTAGCATCGCGCATCGACTTAAACAACATCGAGGTGAAAATCGATTCAAACTGTTTCGCCGCAGCGGTTAATGCTTCTTTCTCGCTGCCTTCTTCACCGTTTACTGCTTGTTGACGAAGGCGGTCTAGGCTGCCGATATCGTGAATAAAGCCGATGTCATTGTTATTCTTAATCATGCTTTGCCTCCTTAAATAATGATCAACTGGCCTTCAATCGCACCCGCTTGTTTCAGTGCTTGAAGGATTGCCATTAAATCAGAAGGTGCAGCGCCCACTTCATTGACTGCGCGGACCAAATCGTCCAGCGTTAGGCCAGGTTCAAATTTGAACATCTTGCCATCGCCTTCCGTGATTTCGATATCAGAATCAGGAACCACTACCGTTTGGCCACCAGAGAATGCATTCGGTTGGCTTACGTTTAGATTTTCTTTGATTGCGACCGTCATACCACCATGGGTGACCGCCGCCGCTCTTAGACGAACGTGCTTACCAACCACAATGGTACCGGTACGAGAGTTAACAATGATCTTTGCAGAGCCCTCTGCTGGATCAAATTCGATGTTTTCGATTGCCGACAGGAAAGCCACGCGCTGGCTAATTTCTCGAGGAGCGCGAACTTTTACTGACGTCGCGTCTACCGCAGACGCCATTTGTGGACCTAGGAAGTTGTTAACCGCATCAGCCAAACGCTGAGCCGTTGTGAAATCAGATTGAATTAGGTTAAAGGTGATGTAGTCGCCACGGCCGAATGGGGTTGGGATCTCTTGCTCTACAGTTGCACCGCTAGAGATAATACCGACGTTAGGGTTGTTACCGACAATCTTGGAACCGTCGTTACCTTGCGCACTAAAGCCACTTACCACTAAGTTACCTTGCGCGACCGCATACACTTGACCGTCTAGACCTTTCAGGAAGGTCTGTAGCAAGGTACCACCACGAAGGCTTTTTGCTGAACCGATAGAAGATACTGTTACGTCAACTTCCTGACCTTGCTTAGAGAATGCCGGAAGTTCAGCGGTAACAATTACTGCCGCTACGTTTTTGGTTTTTGGCTTAATGCCGGGCGGCAATTGAATGCCAAAATTTTGCAGCATCGCGTTAAACGTTTGATCGGTAAAGGGAGTTGTCTCACCTGTACCCGGCAAACCAGTCACCAAACCATAACCGACAAGTTGGTTACTACGAACACCCGCCACTTTTGCCACGTCTTTGATACGCGCAGCATGGGCACTGGTGGCAAGAAATAGCATGCCGAATAGTACGAGTGTTAGTTTTTTCATTGAGTAACCTGTCTGTATTGCTTTAATTTATAATAGCTTAGCTAAATATGGCTGCGTGATAGCGGCTGTCAGTATGTCGACACCCTCTCAAGCTCTACAGTGATACATTAAAGAATCGTGCCAAGAATCCAGGCTCTTGCATATCTTTCTGTACGCCAGTTCCTGAGTACTGAATTCGCGCGTTAGAAACACGGTTTGAAGCGATGGTATTTTCGAAGTCAATATCGTCTGGACGGATGGTACCGCTTAGACGGATATACTCATCGCCTGTGTTCAGTGTCATCCACTTCTCACCACGAACGACTAGGTTGCCATTGGCTAGTACTTCGATGACTTCAACGGTGATGTAGCCGCTGATGCTGTTACTTTGGTTGGCTGACGCATCACCCGCAAAGGTATTGGTGTTGCTCAGGTCATAAGAGAAGTTGTACTTGTCGATCGTCAGCTCTTGACCACCAACAGCCAGTGGCTCCATCGATGCATCATTCGACTTAGACATGTCTGCGTTGGCTTTTTTGGTCGCTCGAGTATTCTCATCTAGCGCCACAGTAATGATGTCACCAATACCACGCGGTTTTGAGTCGTCATACATGCTGCCAATGTGGTTCACATTGAACAGTGAGCCCGTTGCCGCTGCGTAATGCTCTGGTTTCTGCTTTGGGTTGATTGGCGCCCATGCAGGGTCACCAGCAATTGGATCGGTTCTACCACGAAGCGTGTCGATAATGCCTGAGCTCTCTTGCGCCGACTTATCACCTTCCACAGCATCAACCACTGTGGTTGCATTTTCTTCTGCTGGAGTCTCGATCGGGTCCAGAACAGCACACCCCGACATAGACATAAACAAAGCTAAACAAAAAATACGTTTCATGGCGATATACTCTCAGCAGGCAGTGGTAAATGGGTCAATTAGCAAAAACAGATCGATTAATTAAAAAAGTAAGCGGCGAATAAACCAATTACAGCTGTTGGTTAACAAAGCTCATCATCTTGTCTACTGACGAGATAACTTTCGAGTTCATTTCGTATACACGCTGAGCTTCAATCATGTTTACCAGCTCTTCGGTTACGTTTAC
Coding sequences:
- the flgJ gene encoding flagellar assembly peptidoglycan hydrolase FlgJ, encoding MIKNNNDIGFIHDIGSLDRLRQQAVNGEEGSEKEALTAAAKQFESIFTSMLFKSMRDANSSFKSDMLNSQNEQFYRQMQDDQMASELSASGSLGLADMIVAQLSAGQVSDASEEKVRSEGFDASLQRPQYSGRSEERASDVQSAQAMSAAKQPVSFDSPESFVTSMKPYAEKAASALGVDSSLLLAQAALETGWGSKMIKNSLGNSNNLFNIKADRSWKGDKVATQTLEFHGKTAVKESASFRSYSNFEDSFNDYVKFLNENPRYETALQHQGNSENFIKGIHQAGYATDPNYADKVLRVKVKIDEMN
- a CDS encoding flagellar basal body P-ring protein FlgI: MKKLTLVLFGMLFLATSAHAARIKDVAKVAGVRSNQLVGYGLVTGLPGTGETTPFTDQTFNAMLQNFGIQLPPGIKPKTKNVAAVIVTAELPAFSKQGQEVDVTVSSIGSAKSLRGGTLLQTFLKGLDGQVYAVAQGNLVVSGFSAQGNDGSKIVGNNPNVGIISSGATVEQEIPTPFGRGDYITFNLIQSDFTTAQRLADAVNNFLGPQMASAVDATSVKVRAPREISQRVAFLSAIENIEFDPAEGSAKIIVNSRTGTIVVGKHVRLRAAAVTHGGMTVAIKENLNVSQPNAFSGGQTVVVPDSDIEITEGDGKMFKFEPGLTLDDLVRAVNEVGAAPSDLMAILQALKQAGAIEGQLIII
- the flgH gene encoding flagellar basal body L-ring protein FlgH — translated: MKRIFCLALFMSMSGCAVLDPIETPAEENATTVVDAVEGDKSAQESSGIIDTLRGRTDPIAGDPAWAPINPKQKPEHYAAATGSLFNVNHIGSMYDDSKPRGIGDIITVALDENTRATKKANADMSKSNDASMEPLAVGGQELTIDKYNFSYDLSNTNTFAGDASANQSNSISGYITVEVIEVLANGNLVVRGEKWMTLNTGDEYIRLSGTIRPDDIDFENTIASNRVSNARIQYSGTGVQKDMQEPGFLARFFNVSL